A genomic region of Eucalyptus grandis isolate ANBG69807.140 chromosome 5, ASM1654582v1, whole genome shotgun sequence contains the following coding sequences:
- the LOC104446978 gene encoding probable inactive purple acid phosphatase 29 isoform X1 — protein MRPPLNGSSVSVGIKNMEEQKKTIGVRGLLAAAVVLCLCSVAVSTEETKQKELRFKENGEFKILQVADMHYADGKTTPCRDVLPSENVSCSDLNTTAFLHRMILAEKPDLIVFTGDNIYASDATDAARSLDAAFSPAISTSIPWAAVLGNHDQESVLSREGVMKHIVTLKHTLSQLNPAGIDLIDGFGNYNLEVHGVEGSGFENYSVLNLYFLDSGDYSKVPSISGYDWIKPSQQLWFQRTSLELQRAYMSKPEAQEAPAPGLVYFHIPLPEFTNVVDSSNYTGVKQETICSASVNSGFFTTLVEAGDVKAVFNGHDHVNDFCGEYTGIQLCYAGGFGYHAYGKAGWARRARVVVATLEKTKEGSWGPLKSIKTWKRLDDQNLSTIDVQVLWSNNTPGAGGT, from the exons ATGAGGCCACCATTAAACGGAAGTTCTGTTTCCGTAGGCATCAAGAATATGGAGGAGCAGAAGAAGACAATCGGTGTCCGAGGTCTGCTGGCGGCGGCGGTTGTCCTTTGTCTGTGCTCTGTCGCCGTTTCGACGGAAGAAACGAAGCAGAAGGAGTTGCGGTTCAAGGAAAACGGGGAATTCAAGATATTGCAGGTGGCGGACATGCATTACGCCGATGGCAAGACCACACCCTGCAGGGATGTTCTTCCTTCTGAGAACGTAAGTTGCTCCGACCTCAACACCACCGCCTTCCTCCATCGGATGATCCTGGCTGAGAAGCCCGACCTCATTGTTTTCACGG GGGATAATATCTATGCCTCTGATGCGACTGATGCTGCAAGATCTTTAGATGCTGCGTTCTCCCCTGCCATTTCCACAAGCATACCATGGGCTGCGGTATTGGGAAACCACGATCAAGAGTCTGTCTTGTCAAGAGAAGGGGTCATGAAGCATATAGTTACCCTCAAGCACACTTTGTCTCAGCTCAATCCTGCCGGGATTGATCtcattgatggttttgggaattACAACTTGGAGGTCCATGGGGTTGAAGGCTCTGGTTTTGAAAACTACTCAGTCCTCAATCTTTACTTCCTCGATAGCGGAGATTATTCGAAAGTTCCCTCGATATCTGGTTATGATTGGATCAAACCCTCTCAGCAACTTTGGTTTCAACGCACGTCTTTGGAGCTTCAG AGAGCATATATGAGTAAGCCAGAGGCTCAGGAAGCACCGGCACCAGGGCTCGTTTATTTCCATATCCCTCTGCCCGAGTTTACAAATGTGGTGGATTCATCCAATTATACCGGTGTAAAACAAGAGACCATTTGCTCTGCTTCTGTGAACTCGGGCTTCTTTACAACTCTGGTAGAAGCAGGTGATGTTAAAGCTGTTTTCAATGGCCACGATCACGTTAATGACTTCTGTGGCGAATATACCGGTATACAGCTTTGTTATGCTGGGGGTTTTGGATACCATGCCTATGGGAAGGCTGGATGGGCAAGGAGGGCAAGGGTGGTCGTAGCAACATTAGAGAAAACAAAGGAGGGGAGTTGGGGTCCTTTGAAGTCAATTAAAACATGGAAGCGCCTTGATGATCAAAACCTGTCTACCATTGATGTTCAAGTACTTTGGAGCAACAACACTCCAG GAGCAGGTGGTACTTGA
- the LOC104428887 gene encoding probable inactive purple acid phosphatase 29 isoform X1, translating to MRPPLNGSSVSVGIKNMEEEKNTIGVRGLLAVAVVFCLCSLAVSTEETKQKQLRLKENGEFKILQVADMHYADGKTTPCRNVLPSENVSCSDLNTTAFLHRMILAEKPDLIVFTGDNIYASDATDAARSLDAAFSPAISASIPWAAVLGNHDQQSALSREGVMKHIVTLNHTLSQVNPAGVDLIDGFGNYNLEVHGVEGSGFENKSVLNLYFLDSGDYSKVPSISGYGWIKPSQQFWFQRTSLELQKAYMSKPEAQEAPAPGLAYFHIPLPEFTNVVNSSNYTGVKQDPISSASVNSGFFSTLVEAGDVKAVFNGHDHLNDFCGEYTGIQLCYAGGFGYHAYGKAGWARRARVVVATLEKTDEASWGPLKSIKTWKRLDDQNLSTIDVQVLWSNNTPGAGGT from the exons ATGAGACCACCATTGAACGGAAGTTCTGTTTCCGTAGGCATCAAGAAtatggaggaggagaagaacaCAATCGGCGTCCGGGGTCTGCTAGCCGTGGCAGTCGTCTTTTGTCTGTGCTCTCTCGCCGTTTCAACGGAAGAAACGAAGCAGAAGCAGTTGCGGTTGAAGGAAAACGGGGAATTCAAGATATTGCAGGTGGCGGACATGCACTACGCCGATGGCAAGACCACACCCTGCAGGAATGTTCTTCCTTCTGAGAACGTAAGTTGCTCCGACCTCAACACCACCGCCTTCCTCCATCGGATGATCCTGGCTGAGAAGCCCGACCTCATTGTTTTCACGG GGGATAATATCTATGCCTCTGATGCGACTGATGCTGCAAGATCTTTAGATGCTGCATTCTCCCCTGCCATTTCTGCAAGCATACCATGGGCTGCCGTATTGGGAAACCACGACCAACAGTCCGCCTTGTCAAGAGAAGGGGTCATGAAACATATAGTTACCCTCAACCACACTTTGTCTCAGGTCAATCCTGCCGGGGTTGATCTCATTGATGGCTTTGGGAATTACAACTTGGAGGTCCATGGGGTTGAAGGCTCTGGTTTTGAAAACAAATCAGTCCTCAATCTTTACTTCCTCGATAGCGGAGATTATTCGAAAGTTCCCTCGATTTCTGGTTATGGTTGGATCAAACCCTCTCAGCAATTTTGGTTTCAACGCACGTCTTTGGAGCTTCAG AAAGCATATATGAGTAAGCCAGAGGCTCAGGAAGCACCGGCGCCTGGGCTCGCTTACTTCCATATCCCTCTGCCCGAGTTTACAAATGTGGTGAATTCATCTAATTATACTGGTGTAAAACAAGATCCCATTAGCTCTGCTTCTGTAAACTCGGGCTTCTTTTCAACTTTGGTAGAAGCAGGTGATGTTAAAGCTGTTTTCAATGGCCACGATCACCTTAATGACTTCTGTGGCGAATATACCGGTATACAGCTTTGTTATGCTGGGGGTTTTGGATACCATGCCTATGGGAAGGCTGGATGGGCAAGGAGGGCAAGGGTGGTCGTAGCAACATTAGAGAAAACAGACGAGGCGAGTTGGGGTCCTTTGAAGTCAATTAAAACATGGAAGCGCCTTGATGATCAAAACCTGTCTACCATTGATGTTCAAGTACTTTGGAGCAACAACACTCCAG GAGCAGGTGGTACTTGA
- the LOC104446978 gene encoding probable inactive purple acid phosphatase 29 isoform X2, protein MRPPLNGSSVSVGIKNMEEQKKTIGVRGLLAAAVVLCLCSVAVSTEETKQKELRFKENGEFKILQVADMHYADGKTTPCRDVLPSENVSCSDLNTTAFLHRMILAEKPDLIVFTGDNIYASDATDAARSLDAAFSPAISTSIPWAAVLGNHDQESVLSREGVMKHIVTLKHTLSQLNPAGIDLIDGFGNYNLEVHGVEGSGFENYSVLNLYFLDSGDYSKVPSISGYDWIKPSQQLWFQRTSLELQRAYMSKPEAQEAPAPGLVYFHIPLPEFTNVVDSSNYTGVKQETICSASVNSGFFTTLVEAGDVKAVFNGHDHVNDFCGEYTGIQLCYAGGFGYHAYGKAGWARRARVVVATLEKTKEGSWGPLKSIKTWKRLDDQNLSTIDVQVLWSNNTPGGT, encoded by the exons ATGAGGCCACCATTAAACGGAAGTTCTGTTTCCGTAGGCATCAAGAATATGGAGGAGCAGAAGAAGACAATCGGTGTCCGAGGTCTGCTGGCGGCGGCGGTTGTCCTTTGTCTGTGCTCTGTCGCCGTTTCGACGGAAGAAACGAAGCAGAAGGAGTTGCGGTTCAAGGAAAACGGGGAATTCAAGATATTGCAGGTGGCGGACATGCATTACGCCGATGGCAAGACCACACCCTGCAGGGATGTTCTTCCTTCTGAGAACGTAAGTTGCTCCGACCTCAACACCACCGCCTTCCTCCATCGGATGATCCTGGCTGAGAAGCCCGACCTCATTGTTTTCACGG GGGATAATATCTATGCCTCTGATGCGACTGATGCTGCAAGATCTTTAGATGCTGCGTTCTCCCCTGCCATTTCCACAAGCATACCATGGGCTGCGGTATTGGGAAACCACGATCAAGAGTCTGTCTTGTCAAGAGAAGGGGTCATGAAGCATATAGTTACCCTCAAGCACACTTTGTCTCAGCTCAATCCTGCCGGGATTGATCtcattgatggttttgggaattACAACTTGGAGGTCCATGGGGTTGAAGGCTCTGGTTTTGAAAACTACTCAGTCCTCAATCTTTACTTCCTCGATAGCGGAGATTATTCGAAAGTTCCCTCGATATCTGGTTATGATTGGATCAAACCCTCTCAGCAACTTTGGTTTCAACGCACGTCTTTGGAGCTTCAG AGAGCATATATGAGTAAGCCAGAGGCTCAGGAAGCACCGGCACCAGGGCTCGTTTATTTCCATATCCCTCTGCCCGAGTTTACAAATGTGGTGGATTCATCCAATTATACCGGTGTAAAACAAGAGACCATTTGCTCTGCTTCTGTGAACTCGGGCTTCTTTACAACTCTGGTAGAAGCAGGTGATGTTAAAGCTGTTTTCAATGGCCACGATCACGTTAATGACTTCTGTGGCGAATATACCGGTATACAGCTTTGTTATGCTGGGGGTTTTGGATACCATGCCTATGGGAAGGCTGGATGGGCAAGGAGGGCAAGGGTGGTCGTAGCAACATTAGAGAAAACAAAGGAGGGGAGTTGGGGTCCTTTGAAGTCAATTAAAACATGGAAGCGCCTTGATGATCAAAACCTGTCTACCATTGATGTTCAAGTACTTTGGAGCAACAACACTCCAG GTGGTACTTGA
- the LOC104428887 gene encoding probable inactive purple acid phosphatase 29 isoform X2, which produces MRPPLNGSSVSVGIKNMEEEKNTIGVRGLLAVAVVFCLCSLAVSTEETKQKQLRLKENGEFKILQVADMHYADGKTTPCRNVLPSENVSCSDLNTTAFLHRMILAEKPDLIVFTGDNIYASDATDAARSLDAAFSPAISASIPWAAVLGNHDQQSALSREGVMKHIVTLNHTLSQVNPAGVDLIDGFGNYNLEVHGVEGSGFENKSVLNLYFLDSGDYSKVPSISGYGWIKPSQQFWFQRTSLELQKAYMSKPEAQEAPAPGLAYFHIPLPEFTNVVNSSNYTGVKQDPISSASVNSGFFSTLVEAGDVKAVFNGHDHLNDFCGEYTGIQLCYAGGFGYHAYGKAGWARRARVVVATLEKTDEASWGPLKSIKTWKRLDDQNLSTIDVQVLWSNNTPGGT; this is translated from the exons ATGAGACCACCATTGAACGGAAGTTCTGTTTCCGTAGGCATCAAGAAtatggaggaggagaagaacaCAATCGGCGTCCGGGGTCTGCTAGCCGTGGCAGTCGTCTTTTGTCTGTGCTCTCTCGCCGTTTCAACGGAAGAAACGAAGCAGAAGCAGTTGCGGTTGAAGGAAAACGGGGAATTCAAGATATTGCAGGTGGCGGACATGCACTACGCCGATGGCAAGACCACACCCTGCAGGAATGTTCTTCCTTCTGAGAACGTAAGTTGCTCCGACCTCAACACCACCGCCTTCCTCCATCGGATGATCCTGGCTGAGAAGCCCGACCTCATTGTTTTCACGG GGGATAATATCTATGCCTCTGATGCGACTGATGCTGCAAGATCTTTAGATGCTGCATTCTCCCCTGCCATTTCTGCAAGCATACCATGGGCTGCCGTATTGGGAAACCACGACCAACAGTCCGCCTTGTCAAGAGAAGGGGTCATGAAACATATAGTTACCCTCAACCACACTTTGTCTCAGGTCAATCCTGCCGGGGTTGATCTCATTGATGGCTTTGGGAATTACAACTTGGAGGTCCATGGGGTTGAAGGCTCTGGTTTTGAAAACAAATCAGTCCTCAATCTTTACTTCCTCGATAGCGGAGATTATTCGAAAGTTCCCTCGATTTCTGGTTATGGTTGGATCAAACCCTCTCAGCAATTTTGGTTTCAACGCACGTCTTTGGAGCTTCAG AAAGCATATATGAGTAAGCCAGAGGCTCAGGAAGCACCGGCGCCTGGGCTCGCTTACTTCCATATCCCTCTGCCCGAGTTTACAAATGTGGTGAATTCATCTAATTATACTGGTGTAAAACAAGATCCCATTAGCTCTGCTTCTGTAAACTCGGGCTTCTTTTCAACTTTGGTAGAAGCAGGTGATGTTAAAGCTGTTTTCAATGGCCACGATCACCTTAATGACTTCTGTGGCGAATATACCGGTATACAGCTTTGTTATGCTGGGGGTTTTGGATACCATGCCTATGGGAAGGCTGGATGGGCAAGGAGGGCAAGGGTGGTCGTAGCAACATTAGAGAAAACAGACGAGGCGAGTTGGGGTCCTTTGAAGTCAATTAAAACATGGAAGCGCCTTGATGATCAAAACCTGTCTACCATTGATGTTCAAGTACTTTGGAGCAACAACACTCCAG GTGGTACTTGA